A genomic stretch from Malus domestica chromosome 15, GDT2T_hap1 includes:
- the LOC103400938 gene encoding serine/threonine-protein kinase RIPK gives MAVKKVFTWRSILPDCYKSGVPPKKSSKKVASKQTSFQRLSLTDLSNPSTTFSEDLSISLAGSNLHIFTLGELKVITQSFSSSNFLGEGGFGPVHKGFIDDKLRPGLAAQPVAVKLLDLDGTQGHREWLTEVVFLGQLRHPHLVKLIGYCCEDEHRLLVYEYMPRGSLENQLFRRYSVSLPWSTRMKIALGAAKGLAFLHEAEKPVIYRDFKASNILLDSDYTPKLSDFGLAKDGPEGDETHVSTRVMGTQGYAAPEYIMTGHLTAMSDVYSFGVVLLELLTGRRSVDKNRPQREQNLVEWARPMLNEPRKLSRIMDPRLEGQYSELGARKAAALAFQCLSHRPKQRPKISEVVKTLEPLKDFDDIPFAFVYTVPSESDNSIKDVKDGDAQKELKKKNNHHNYKHHQLRSPTESDNSIKDVKEGDAQKELRRKKKNHNHHKHHQIRSPRSPRYFSENLLQQNHRNNGFKSPVHQRFKGA, from the exons atggcGGTCAAGAAGGTCTTCACATGGAGGTCTATTCTCCCAGACTGCTACAAATCTGGGGTTCCACCAAAAAAGAGCAGCAAGAAAGTGGCGTCGAAACAAACCTCATTCCAAAGACTTTCCCTAACTGATCTGAGCAATCCAAGCACAACATTTTCGGAAGATCTCTCGATATCTCTTGCTGGCTCTAATCTTCACATCTTCACACTTGGGGAGCTGAAGGTGATCACGCAGAGCTTCTCATCCAGCAACTTTCTCGGGGAAGGCGGGTTCGGGCCCGTGCACAAGGGGTTCATTGATGACAAGCTGAGGCCTGGTTTGGCGGCTCAGCCAGTGGCGGTGAAGCTCTTGGACTTGGATGGCACACAGGGCCATAGGGAGTGGCTG ACTGAGGTGGTTTTTCTTGGGCAACTGAGACATCCACACCTTGTGAAGCTCATAGGCTATTGCTGTGAAGATGAACACAGGCTTCTGGTTTACGAGTACATGCCAAGAGGCAGCTTAGAGAACCAGCTATTCAGAA GGTATTCGGTGTCGCTTCCATGGTCCACAAGAATGAAAATTGCGCTTGGAGCTGCAAAAGGCCTTGCCTTCCTCCATGAAGCAGAGAAACCAGTCATATATCGTGACTTTAAAGCTTCAAACATCTTGTTGGACTCT GACTATACTCCCAAGCTCTCAGATTTTGGATTGGCAAAAGATGGTCCAGAAGGAGATGAGACACATGTTTCCACTAGAGTTATGGGAACACAAGGCTATGCTGCTCCTGAATACATCATGACAG GTCACTTGACAGCAATGAGTGATGTGTATAGCTTTGGAGTTGTACTATTGGAGCTTCTAACAGGGAGGAGATCTGTGGACAAAAACAGACCTCAAAGAGAGCAAAACCTAGTTGAGTGGGCAAGGCCTATGTTAAACGAACCCCGGAAACTCAGCCGGATCATGGACCCAAGACTCGAGGGCCAGTACTCCGAACTTGGGGCCAGAAAGGCCGCGGCATTGGCTTTCCAATGCCTCAGCCACCGGCCAAAGCAAAGACCAAAAATAAGTGAAGTGGTCAAGACCTTGGAGCCACTCAAGGATTTTGATGACATCCCCTTTGCATTCGTGTACACAGTTCCATCTGAATCTGATAATTCGATTAAAGACGTAAAAGACGGTGATGCACAGAAggaattgaagaaaaagaacaacCACCATAACTACAAGCATCATCAGCTAAGATCACCAACTGAATCCGATAATTCAATTAAAGACGTAAAAGAAGGTGATGCACAGAAAgaattgaggaggaagaagaagaaccacAATCACCACAAGCATCATCAAATAAGATCACCAAGGTCTCCACGTTACTTCTCAGAGAATCTGCTGCAACAAAACCATAGAAATAATGGCTTCAAATCTCCTGTCCACCAAAGATTCAAGGGAGCATAG